One genomic window of Ictalurus punctatus breed USDA103 unplaced genomic scaffold, Coco_2.0 Super-Scaffold_100068, whole genome shotgun sequence includes the following:
- the LOC108261566 gene encoding histone H3.3A encodes MARTVQTARKATGGKVPRKQLATKAACKSAPATGSMKKPHRYRPGTVALREIRRYQKSTELLIRKLPFQRLVRKIAQDFKTDLRFQSAAIGALQEANEAYLIGLFEDTKLCSILAKKVAIMPKDIQLARHIRGERA; translated from the coding sequence atggcaagAACAGTGCAGACTGCCCGTAAGGCCACCGGTGGCAAGGTGCCAAGGAAGCAGCTCGCCACTAAGGCTGCCTGCAAGAGCGCGCCGGCTACCGGCAGCATGAAGAAGCCTCACCGTTACAGGCCCGGCACCGTGGCTCTGAGGGAGATCCGCCGTTATCAGAAGTCTACTGAGCTGCTCATCCGCAAGCTGCCCTTCCAGCGCCTGGTGAGGAAAATCGCTCAGGACTTCAAGACCGACTTGCGCTTCCAGAGCGCAGCCATCGGGGCCCTACAGGAGGCGAACGAGGCATACCTGATCGGTCTGTTTGAGGACACCAAGCTGTGCTCTATCCTCGCCAAGAAAGTGgccatcatgcccaaggatattcagctggcccggcatattcgcggagaacgcgcttaa